Proteins encoded together in one Streptomyces sp. TLI_171 window:
- the uraH gene encoding hydroxyisourate hydrolase has product MTGISTHVLDTSLGRPAEGVPVELALQTEGGWKVLGASATDSDGRVKNLPAVEAGSVVRLLFDTAAYFADRSAEQPFFPEVSIVFTVAPAQHHYHVPLLLNPFGYSVYRGS; this is encoded by the coding sequence ATGACCGGCATCTCCACGCATGTGCTCGACACCAGCCTCGGCCGCCCGGCCGAAGGCGTCCCGGTCGAGCTGGCACTGCAAACCGAGGGTGGCTGGAAGGTGCTCGGCGCCTCCGCCACGGACTCCGACGGCCGGGTCAAGAACCTGCCGGCCGTGGAGGCGGGCTCGGTCGTCCGGCTGCTCTTCGACACCGCCGCGTACTTCGCGGACCGGTCGGCGGAGCAGCCGTTCTTCCCCGAGGTCTCGATCGTCTTCACGGTCGCGCCCGCGCAGCACCACTACCACGTGCCGTTGCTGCTCAACCCGTTCGGCTACTCGGTCTACCGCGGAAGCTAG
- the uraD gene encoding 2-oxo-4-hydroxy-4-carboxy-5-ureidoimidazoline decarboxylase, which translates to MTQPPPALAALAAADASELRETLLEICSSPTWAAAVAASRPWSDRADLLAANAKAVAELSADDLHDAMAGHARIGTPKTGDATSEREQAGVRGAEQALLDELRAANAAYEAKFGHVFLICATGRTADGMLAALRERYPNSPAAEAEIVRGELRKINDIRIDRLLDAP; encoded by the coding sequence GTGACCCAGCCACCCCCTGCCCTCGCCGCCCTGGCCGCCGCTGACGCGTCCGAGCTGCGCGAGACCCTGCTGGAGATCTGCTCCAGCCCCACCTGGGCCGCCGCCGTCGCGGCGTCCCGCCCCTGGTCCGACCGCGCCGACCTGCTCGCCGCCAACGCGAAGGCGGTGGCGGAGCTGTCCGCGGACGACCTGCACGACGCGATGGCCGGCCACGCCCGGATCGGCACGCCGAAGACCGGCGACGCCACCTCCGAGCGCGAGCAGGCCGGCGTCCGCGGGGCCGAGCAGGCCCTGCTGGACGAGTTGCGCGCGGCCAACGCCGCCTACGAGGCGAAGTTCGGCCACGTCTTCCTGATCTGCGCGACCGGCCGCACCGCGGACGGCATGCTCGCCGCCCTGCGCGAGCGGTACCCGAACTCCCCCGCCGCCGAGGCGGAGATCGTCCGGGGCGAGCTGCGCAAGATCAACGACATTCGTATCGACCGACTTCTTGACGCGCCGTAA
- the pucL gene encoding factor-independent urate hydroxylase yields the protein MAHVLGQNQYGKAENRIVRVYRDSTRHEIKDLNVSVSLRGEFDDVHLTGSNANCLPTDTTKNTVYAYAKEHGIESAEGFAVLLARHFVDDTERGVVHSARIRVEEYGWERIRTPDSSSRFIGSEEVGHSFVRKGQEVRTTEVVYDGDRFRVISGLKDLVVMNTTNSEFWGYIKDRYTTLQEAYDRILATQVTARWAFGFHGRDGQPEPNWNRSYQQVRRHLLEAFAETYSYSLQQTLHAMGTRVLNSRAEVDEVRLELPNKHHFLVDLEPFGLKNDNEVYYAADRMYGLIEGTVHREGVTPVIPVA from the coding sequence ATGGCCCACGTGCTCGGTCAGAACCAGTACGGCAAGGCGGAGAACCGCATCGTCCGGGTCTACCGCGATTCCACCCGGCACGAGATCAAGGACCTGAACGTCTCGGTCTCGCTGCGCGGCGAGTTCGACGACGTGCACCTCACCGGCTCGAACGCCAACTGCCTCCCCACCGACACCACCAAGAACACCGTGTACGCCTACGCCAAGGAGCACGGCATCGAGTCGGCCGAGGGCTTCGCGGTCCTGCTCGCCCGGCACTTCGTCGACGACACCGAGCGCGGCGTCGTGCACAGCGCCCGGATCCGGGTCGAGGAGTACGGCTGGGAGCGGATCAGGACTCCCGACTCCAGCTCGCGCTTCATCGGCTCCGAGGAGGTCGGCCACTCCTTCGTCCGCAAGGGCCAGGAGGTGCGCACCACCGAGGTGGTGTACGACGGCGACCGGTTCCGGGTGATCTCCGGCCTGAAGGACCTGGTGGTGATGAACACCACCAACTCGGAGTTCTGGGGCTACATCAAGGACCGCTACACCACCCTCCAGGAGGCGTACGACCGCATCCTGGCCACCCAGGTGACGGCTCGTTGGGCGTTCGGCTTCCACGGCCGCGACGGCCAGCCCGAGCCGAACTGGAACCGCTCGTACCAGCAGGTCCGCCGGCACCTGCTGGAGGCCTTCGCCGAGACCTACTCCTACTCGCTGCAGCAGACCCTGCACGCGATGGGCACCCGGGTGCTGAACAGCCGCGCCGAGGTGGACGAGGTCCGCCTGGAGCTGCCGAACAAGCACCACTTCCTGGTCGACCTGGAGCCGTTCGGACTGAAGAACGACAACGAGGTCTACTACGCCGCCGACCGGATGTACGGCCTGATCGAGGGCACCGTGCACCGCGAGGGCGTCACCCCGGTCATCCCGGTCGCCTGA
- a CDS encoding 2-hydroxy-3-oxopropionate reductase, with the protein MSRKIAFIGLGIMGKPMAVNLVKAGHHVTGYNLTQEPIDALVAAGGHGAGSIAEAVADAEVVITMVPADPHVEQAILGEGGVLENVAAGALVIDMSSITPQTSIKVAAAAAEKGVRTLDAPVSGGEAGAVEAVLSIMVGGAAEDFAEAKPLFDALGTTVVHVGPAGAGQTVKAANQLIVAVNIQVLAEAVVFLENAGVDLAAALDVLGGGLAGSTVLNRKKGNMLGREFAPGFRIDLHHKDMGIVTDAARAVGAALPLGAVAAQLVASARANGDGGLDHSALLRGVERLSGREVK; encoded by the coding sequence ATGAGCCGCAAGATCGCTTTCATCGGCCTCGGCATCATGGGCAAGCCCATGGCCGTCAACCTGGTCAAGGCCGGCCACCACGTCACCGGCTACAACCTCACCCAGGAGCCCATCGACGCCCTGGTCGCCGCCGGCGGCCACGGCGCGGGCTCGATCGCCGAGGCCGTCGCCGACGCCGAGGTGGTCATCACCATGGTCCCCGCCGACCCGCACGTGGAGCAGGCGATCCTGGGCGAGGGCGGTGTCCTGGAGAACGTCGCCGCCGGCGCGCTGGTGATCGACATGTCCAGCATCACCCCGCAGACCTCGATCAAGGTCGCCGCCGCGGCCGCCGAGAAGGGCGTCCGGACGCTGGACGCGCCGGTCTCCGGCGGCGAGGCCGGGGCCGTCGAGGCGGTGCTGTCGATCATGGTCGGCGGCGCGGCGGAGGACTTCGCCGAGGCCAAGCCGCTGTTCGACGCGCTCGGCACCACCGTGGTGCACGTCGGCCCGGCCGGCGCGGGCCAGACCGTCAAGGCCGCGAACCAGCTGATCGTCGCCGTCAACATCCAGGTGCTGGCCGAGGCCGTCGTCTTCCTGGAGAACGCGGGCGTCGACCTGGCCGCCGCGCTCGACGTGCTCGGCGGCGGGCTGGCCGGCTCCACGGTGCTGAACCGCAAGAAGGGCAACATGCTGGGCCGCGAGTTCGCGCCCGGGTTCCGGATCGACCTGCACCACAAGGACATGGGCATCGTGACGGACGCCGCCCGCGCCGTCGGGGCCGCGCTGCCGCTCGGTGCGGTCGCTGCGCAGCTGGTCGCCTCCGCCCGCGCCAACGGCGACGGGGGGCTGGACCACTCCGCCCTGCTGCGCGGGGTCGAGCGGCTGTCGGGCCGCGAGGTCAAGTAA
- a CDS encoding nucleobase:cation symporter-2 family protein, with amino-acid sequence MALRTTRATRGSDDGSTPVHPVDEVLSPPKLFGTGLQHVAAMYAGVVAPPLIVGAGVGLTPGELALLISASLFTAGLATLLQTLGVWRIGARLPFVNGVSFAGVAPMLAIAKEHGPKDALPVVFGAVIVAGVLCFLAAPYFCRLVRFFPPVVQGTVITLIGVSLLPVAINWARGGSPSAPGYGSVRAICLAGFTLGAVVLGNRLLKGFWQQMSLLIGLAVGTLAAFPLGLADFSAVGGAEVFALPSPFHFGAPVFDAAAIASMCIVMVVSMTESTADMLALGRIVDREADEPTLAAGLRADGLATAVSPVFNGFACSAFAQNIGLVALTKVRSRYVVAAGGGILVLLGLFPVLGSLVSLVPQPVLGGAGIVLFGTVAASGIRTLAEAGMESTSHTVLVSVSLGVGLVPIAAPTFYDGFPEAVRTLMHSGISAGCLAAVLLNLLFHHVGTSAGRSPLGVPPWQSSPPPPTGGS; translated from the coding sequence ATGGCACTCCGCACCACCCGCGCCACGCGCGGATCTGACGACGGTTCCACCCCCGTCCACCCGGTCGACGAGGTGCTCTCCCCGCCGAAGCTGTTCGGCACCGGGCTGCAGCACGTCGCCGCGATGTACGCCGGCGTGGTCGCTCCACCCCTGATCGTGGGCGCGGGCGTCGGGCTGACGCCCGGCGAACTCGCCCTGCTGATCTCGGCCAGCCTGTTCACCGCGGGCCTGGCCACCCTGCTCCAGACCCTCGGCGTCTGGCGGATCGGAGCCCGGCTCCCGTTCGTCAACGGGGTCTCGTTCGCCGGCGTCGCGCCGATGCTGGCGATAGCGAAGGAGCACGGGCCGAAGGACGCCCTCCCGGTGGTCTTCGGGGCGGTGATCGTCGCGGGGGTCCTGTGCTTCCTCGCGGCGCCGTACTTCTGTCGGCTGGTCAGGTTCTTCCCGCCGGTCGTGCAGGGCACCGTGATCACCCTCATCGGGGTGTCCCTGCTGCCGGTGGCGATCAACTGGGCGCGCGGCGGTTCGCCGTCCGCACCCGGCTACGGCTCCGTCAGGGCGATCTGCCTGGCCGGGTTCACGCTCGGCGCGGTGGTGCTGGGCAACCGGCTGCTGAAGGGCTTCTGGCAGCAGATGTCCCTGCTGATCGGGCTGGCCGTCGGAACCCTGGCGGCCTTCCCGCTCGGTCTGGCCGACTTCTCCGCCGTCGGCGGGGCGGAGGTGTTCGCGCTGCCCTCGCCGTTCCACTTCGGCGCGCCGGTGTTCGACGCTGCCGCGATCGCGTCCATGTGCATCGTCATGGTGGTCTCGATGACCGAGTCCACCGCCGACATGCTCGCCCTGGGCCGGATCGTCGACCGCGAGGCCGACGAACCGACCCTGGCGGCCGGCCTGCGCGCCGACGGACTGGCCACCGCGGTCAGCCCGGTGTTCAACGGCTTCGCGTGCAGCGCGTTCGCGCAGAACATCGGGTTGGTCGCGCTCACCAAGGTGCGCAGCCGGTACGTGGTCGCGGCCGGCGGGGGCATCCTGGTGCTGCTGGGACTGTTCCCGGTGCTCGGCTCCCTGGTGTCGCTGGTGCCGCAGCCGGTGCTCGGCGGCGCGGGGATCGTGCTGTTCGGGACCGTCGCGGCGTCCGGCATCCGCACCCTCGCGGAGGCCGGGATGGAGTCCACCTCGCACACCGTCCTGGTGTCGGTGTCGCTCGGCGTCGGCCTGGTCCCGATCGCGGCGCCCACCTTCTACGACGGGTTCCCGGAGGCCGTCCGCACCCTGATGCACTCCGGCATCTCGGCCGGCTGCCTGGCCGCGGTCCTGCTCAACCTGCTGTTCCACCACGTCGGCACCTCGGCCGGCCGTTCCCCCCTAGGAGTCCCCCCATGGCAGTCCAGCCCCCCGCCGCCGACCGGCGGATCGTGA
- a CDS encoding glycerate kinase — MRGHVVVAPDKFKGSLEGAEVAARIAAGVRRAVPGVEVRELPVADGGEGTLAAALAAGFSRVEVKVAGPTGLPVVAGLAVKGETAVVELAQASGLARLPGGRTAPLAAGSYGVGRLIAKAVSLGVTRVVLGLGGSACTDGGAGMVQALGVELYDADGAPLPPGGAALRRLARVEPGPLAEVLRGVHVIVACDVDNPLLGPRGAAAVYGPQKGADAADLLVLEEGLTRWADAVAELTGRDVRDAPGAGAAGGVGFAALALLGATMRPGIELLLELLGFEQAVRGARLVVTGEGCLDAQTLHGKAPAGVAAAAARAGVRVAAVAGRLELAEREWRAAGFAEALALADLAADPADSMARAGELAELAGERLAAALLT; from the coding sequence GTGCGAGGTCATGTGGTCGTTGCCCCCGACAAGTTCAAGGGGTCGCTGGAGGGGGCGGAGGTCGCGGCGCGGATCGCGGCCGGGGTTCGGCGGGCGGTGCCCGGGGTGGAGGTGCGGGAGCTGCCGGTGGCCGACGGCGGGGAGGGGACCCTGGCGGCGGCGCTCGCGGCCGGGTTCTCGCGGGTCGAGGTGAAGGTCGCCGGGCCGACGGGGCTGCCGGTGGTGGCGGGGCTGGCGGTGAAGGGGGAGACCGCCGTCGTCGAGCTGGCGCAGGCGTCGGGGCTGGCCCGGCTGCCCGGGGGGCGGACGGCGCCGCTGGCGGCCGGGTCCTACGGCGTGGGCCGGCTGATCGCCAAGGCGGTGTCGCTCGGGGTGACCCGGGTGGTGCTGGGCCTCGGCGGCAGCGCCTGCACGGACGGCGGAGCGGGGATGGTCCAGGCGCTGGGCGTGGAGCTGTACGACGCCGACGGCGCGCCGCTGCCGCCCGGCGGGGCCGCGCTGCGCCGACTGGCCAGGGTGGAGCCCGGGCCGCTGGCGGAGGTGCTGCGGGGGGTGCACGTGATCGTCGCGTGCGACGTCGACAACCCGCTGCTGGGCCCGCGTGGTGCGGCCGCCGTGTACGGGCCGCAGAAGGGCGCGGACGCCGCCGACCTGCTGGTGCTGGAGGAGGGGCTGACCCGGTGGGCGGACGCCGTGGCGGAGCTGACGGGCCGTGACGTCCGGGACGCGCCCGGCGCGGGCGCGGCCGGCGGGGTCGGGTTCGCGGCGCTGGCCCTGCTGGGGGCGACCATGCGGCCCGGCATCGAGCTGCTGCTGGAGCTGCTCGGCTTCGAGCAGGCCGTCCGGGGGGCCAGGCTGGTGGTGACCGGCGAGGGCTGCCTGGACGCGCAGACCCTGCACGGGAAGGCGCCGGCGGGTGTCGCCGCGGCGGCGGCCCGGGCCGGGGTGCGGGTGGCGGCGGTGGCCGGCCGGCTGGAGCTGGCGGAGCGGGAGTGGCGGGCCGCCGGCTTCGCCGAGGCGCTGGCGCTGGCCGATCTGGCGGCCGATCCGGCCGACTCGATGGCCCGGGCGGGCGAACTCGCCGAGCTCGCGGGGGAGCGGCTCGCGGCCGCGCTGCTGACCTGA
- a CDS encoding TIM barrel protein: MNDVTAAAQHRFTVNLSILFGELPLLERPAAAAAAGFAAAELWWPFGENHTPGAEELDGLVGAFEAAGVQLTGLNFLDDLARGARGTLSLPAESERFRENIPVAVHLAERLGTGALNALYGNRVAGVDPAAQDALALENLVLAAHAAHSIGAILLVETLNAVESPEYPLVSAAAAIDVVDKVNAATGLGNAKFLCDLYHLARNGEDPAAVITAYADRIGHVQIADTPNRNEPGTGELDFEDLFARLTAAGYQGRIGLEYRPAGGVSAESFDWLPRELRGAR; encoded by the coding sequence GTGAACGACGTGACCGCTGCCGCCCAGCACCGCTTCACGGTCAACCTGTCCATCCTGTTCGGCGAACTGCCCCTGCTGGAGCGGCCCGCCGCGGCCGCCGCGGCCGGGTTCGCGGCGGCCGAGCTGTGGTGGCCCTTCGGCGAGAACCACACCCCCGGGGCGGAGGAACTGGACGGCCTGGTCGGCGCGTTCGAGGCGGCCGGGGTGCAGCTCACCGGCCTGAACTTCCTCGACGACCTGGCGCGCGGCGCCCGCGGGACGCTGTCGCTGCCCGCCGAGAGCGAGCGGTTCCGGGAGAACATCCCGGTCGCGGTGCACCTCGCCGAACGCCTCGGCACCGGCGCCCTCAACGCCCTCTACGGCAACCGGGTGGCCGGCGTCGACCCCGCCGCGCAGGACGCGCTCGCGCTGGAGAACCTCGTCCTCGCGGCGCACGCCGCGCACTCGATCGGGGCGATCCTGCTGGTCGAGACGCTGAACGCGGTGGAGTCCCCCGAGTATCCACTGGTCAGCGCGGCCGCCGCGATCGACGTGGTCGACAAGGTCAACGCCGCCACCGGGCTCGGCAACGCCAAGTTCCTCTGCGACCTCTACCACCTGGCCCGCAACGGCGAGGACCCGGCCGCGGTGATCACCGCGTACGCGGACCGGATCGGCCACGTGCAGATCGCCGACACCCCGAACCGCAATGAACCCGGCACCGGCGAACTCGACTTCGAGGACCTGTTCGCCCGCCTCACCGCCGCGGGCTACCAGGGGCGGATCGGCCTCGAGTACCGCCCCGCGGGCGGCGTCAGCGCCGAGAGCTTCGACTGGCTGCCGCGCGAGCTGCGCGGCGCGCGCTGA
- the alc gene encoding allantoicase — protein sequence MSTDQTANAPFTELVDLASRLLGAGVVATNEDTFADAENLLVAKPAEFRPHTFGHKGQIMDGWESRRRRGVSAQQPHPTDEDHDWAIVRLGAAGVVRGVIVDTAFFTGNYPETASVQAASVPGHPSPEELADAEWTDLVPRTPLSGNTAHAFPVEDPTRYTHVRLNIWPDGGVARLRVHGEVLPDPRELAGLTFDLAAQEYGGVAEAASDRYFSSPHNLNAPGRATVMGDGWETRRRRDKANDWVRVALAGGGEVLAAEVDTSCFVANAPGWAELVGTDGETETVLLPRTRLQPDTRHRFRLPAGTPVTHVRINVYPDGGLARLRLTGRLTPAGQDALALRWFNALPAAEARQALAEANLPADLADVRPLTDAGAVRALYAN from the coding sequence TTGAGTACTGATCAGACCGCGAACGCGCCGTTCACCGAGCTGGTCGACCTGGCCTCCCGGCTGCTCGGCGCGGGCGTGGTCGCCACCAACGAGGACACCTTCGCCGACGCCGAGAACCTGCTGGTCGCCAAGCCCGCCGAGTTCCGCCCGCACACCTTCGGCCACAAGGGCCAGATTATGGACGGCTGGGAGTCCCGCCGCCGACGCGGCGTCAGCGCCCAGCAGCCGCACCCCACCGACGAGGACCACGACTGGGCGATCGTCCGGCTGGGCGCCGCCGGCGTGGTGCGCGGCGTGATCGTCGACACCGCGTTCTTCACCGGCAACTACCCCGAGACCGCCTCCGTGCAGGCCGCCTCGGTACCCGGCCACCCCTCGCCCGAGGAACTGGCCGACGCCGAGTGGACCGACCTGGTCCCGCGCACCCCGCTGAGCGGGAACACCGCGCACGCGTTCCCCGTCGAGGACCCGACCCGGTACACCCACGTGCGGCTCAACATCTGGCCGGACGGCGGCGTCGCCCGGCTCCGGGTGCACGGCGAGGTGCTGCCCGATCCGCGGGAGCTGGCCGGCCTCACCTTCGACCTGGCGGCCCAGGAGTACGGCGGCGTGGCCGAGGCCGCGTCCGACCGGTACTTCTCCTCCCCGCACAACCTGAACGCTCCCGGCCGAGCCACCGTCATGGGCGACGGCTGGGAGACCCGTCGGCGGCGCGACAAGGCCAACGACTGGGTGCGAGTGGCCCTGGCCGGGGGCGGCGAGGTCCTGGCGGCGGAGGTGGACACCTCCTGCTTCGTCGCCAACGCCCCCGGCTGGGCCGAACTCGTCGGCACCGACGGCGAGACCGAGACCGTGCTGCTGCCGCGCACCCGCCTGCAGCCCGACACCCGCCACCGCTTCCGGCTCCCCGCCGGCACCCCGGTCACCCACGTCCGGATCAACGTCTACCCCGACGGCGGCCTCGCCCGCCTGCGCCTCACCGGCCGCCTCACCCCCGCCGGCCAGGACGCGCTGGCGCTGCGCTGGTTCAACGCCCTGCCCGCCGCCGAGGCCCGGCAGGCCCTCGCCGAGGCGAACCTCCCGGCAGACCTGGCCGACGTGCGCCCGCTCACCGACGCGGGCGCCGTCCGCGCGCTGTACGCGAACTGA
- the allB gene encoding allantoinase AllB, translated as MPIGDTAVIRSRRVVLPGGERPADVLVRAGKIEQIAEHGALLVGDRQLTDLGATALLPGLVDTHVHVNEPGRTDWEGFASATKAAAAGGVTTVIDMPLNSIPPTTTVEGLDAKRRTADGQAWVDLGFWGGAVPGNTGELAGLHRAGVFGFKSFLAPSGVDEFPHLATPADLESALAEQARLGALAIIHAEDPAVLDAAPHVPGVRYRDFLASRPDDAEAAAVAGLLECARRTGARVHILHVSSAAVLPLLRAAREDGVQVTAETCPHYLTLAAEQVPDGDTAFKCCPPIRDESNRDLLWQALADGEFIAVVSDHSPSTPDLKLLQRLGGSGDFAAAWGGIASLQLGLPAVWTEARRRGHTLADVVRWMSAGPASLVGLTGAKGAIAPGCDADLVAFDPDAGFAVHAERLHHKNPVTPYAGRTLTGQVRTTWLRGQPVDPDGAPHGRQITRR; from the coding sequence ATGCCCATCGGCGACACCGCGGTGATCCGCTCCCGGCGGGTGGTCCTGCCGGGCGGCGAACGCCCCGCCGACGTGCTGGTGCGGGCCGGGAAGATCGAGCAGATCGCCGAGCACGGCGCCCTGCTGGTCGGCGACCGGCAGCTCACCGACCTCGGGGCGACGGCGCTGCTCCCCGGCCTGGTCGACACCCACGTGCACGTCAACGAGCCCGGCCGGACCGACTGGGAGGGCTTCGCCTCCGCGACCAAGGCCGCCGCGGCCGGCGGCGTGACCACCGTCATCGACATGCCGCTGAACTCGATCCCGCCGACCACCACCGTCGAGGGGCTCGACGCCAAGCGGAGGACCGCCGACGGCCAGGCGTGGGTGGACCTGGGCTTCTGGGGCGGCGCCGTGCCCGGCAACACCGGCGAGCTGGCCGGCCTGCACCGGGCCGGGGTGTTCGGGTTCAAGTCCTTCCTGGCCCCGTCCGGGGTGGACGAGTTCCCGCACCTGGCCACCCCCGCCGACCTGGAGTCCGCGCTCGCCGAACAGGCCCGCCTCGGCGCGCTGGCGATCATCCACGCCGAGGACCCGGCCGTGCTGGACGCCGCGCCGCACGTCCCCGGCGTCCGCTACCGCGACTTCCTGGCCTCCCGCCCGGACGACGCGGAGGCCGCCGCCGTCGCCGGACTGCTGGAGTGCGCCCGCCGCACCGGCGCCCGGGTGCACATCCTGCACGTGTCCTCCGCCGCCGTGCTGCCGCTGCTGCGGGCCGCCCGCGAGGACGGCGTGCAGGTGACCGCGGAGACCTGCCCGCACTACCTGACGCTGGCCGCCGAGCAGGTCCCGGACGGCGACACCGCGTTCAAGTGCTGCCCGCCGATCCGTGACGAGTCCAACCGCGACCTGCTCTGGCAGGCCCTCGCGGACGGCGAGTTCATCGCCGTGGTCTCCGACCACTCGCCGTCCACGCCCGACCTGAAACTGCTGCAACGCCTCGGCGGCAGCGGCGACTTCGCCGCCGCCTGGGGCGGCATCGCCTCCCTGCAGCTGGGCCTGCCCGCCGTCTGGACCGAGGCCCGCCGACGCGGCCACACCCTGGCGGACGTGGTCCGCTGGATGTCCGCCGGCCCCGCCTCGCTGGTCGGCCTGACCGGCGCCAAGGGCGCCATCGCCCCCGGCTGCGACGCCGACCTGGTGGCCTTCGACCCGGACGCCGGGTTCGCCGTCCACGCCGAACGGCTCCACCACAAGAACCCCGTGACCCCGTACGCGGGCCGCACCCTCACCGGACAGGTCCGCACCACCTGGCTGCGCGGGCAGCCCGTCGACCCCGACGGCGCGCCGCACGGCCGCCAGATCACCCGGCGCTGA
- a CDS encoding helix-turn-helix domain-containing protein, with amino-acid sequence MSEALDHPLAAALTPLLEAVGATAVAPAEARAEDVVLEWDGAPAVAVRLPHLSSALDRLLAEMARQFDGRPLTELDRAEKQRVVALLEERGAFTVRHGVETVASALGVSRFTVYNYLNRQEKP; translated from the coding sequence GTGAGCGAGGCCCTGGACCACCCGCTGGCGGCGGCCCTGACGCCGCTGCTGGAGGCGGTCGGCGCGACGGCGGTGGCGCCCGCCGAGGCCCGCGCCGAGGACGTCGTCCTGGAGTGGGACGGCGCGCCCGCGGTGGCGGTGCGGCTGCCGCACCTGAGCAGTGCGCTGGACCGGCTGCTGGCCGAGATGGCCCGCCAGTTCGACGGTCGGCCGCTGACCGAACTGGACCGCGCGGAGAAGCAGCGCGTGGTTGCCCTGCTGGAGGAACGCGGGGCCTTCACCGTCCGCCACGGGGTGGAGACCGTCGCGTCGGCGCTCGGCGTCAGCCGGTTCACCGTGTACAACTACCTGAACCGGCAGGAGAAGCCCTGA
- a CDS encoding thiamine-binding protein, giving the protein MVEFTTEPFELDGFPEHAKAARRVVDEAGLEVSVGPFGTSAEGDAEQALAAVTRLLRETLAAGASRISVQVSVLAGEDDAVAPEGGDTQ; this is encoded by the coding sequence ATGGTGGAGTTCACGACAGAGCCGTTCGAGCTGGACGGCTTCCCCGAGCACGCCAAGGCCGCGCGCCGGGTGGTCGACGAAGCGGGCCTGGAGGTCTCGGTCGGACCGTTCGGCACCAGCGCCGAGGGCGATGCCGAGCAGGCGCTGGCCGCCGTCACCCGCCTGCTGCGGGAGACCCTGGCAGCGGGGGCCAGCCGGATCTCGGTCCAGGTCAGCGTGCTGGCCGGGGAAGACGACGCGGTAGCACCCGAAGGAGGGGATACGCAGTGA